From a region of the Salinispira pacifica genome:
- a CDS encoding ROK family transcriptional regulator has protein sequence MAGNRRHRNINTSRILRELWISHTISRVELARNLNLNKSTISQIVGELIERGVIKEVSEGISGPQGGRKPVHLELNRHYGYVLGLELRPESYTVVAVDLTGDILFSRTENAVHSGENLVDEARNLLQTLPRELSWIGLPLLGAGLGISGIIDSNRGIILESIPLGIESSLPIVEMLEPEFSFPVFIDNDANSCAWGELAFHRAKQLRNFMFTLIEFHRNSRKQFYDNISVGMGIVFNGQVYAGTRQSAGEFRSIFCGPEEKGQFKASARLAENHGRIQDDPEGFHAFIVELSKHIALFVNTFNLGQIFLGGDIERYQDQLMPVLIQEIDNNWSYDEHVDCEIRFSSLGDKSVAYGAAGFVLERLFVDPEIMDLGTESTWLESDALDSLLKSGA, from the coding sequence ATGGCCGGTAACAGAAGACATCGAAACATCAATACCTCCCGAATTCTCAGGGAATTGTGGATATCCCATACCATCAGCAGAGTTGAACTTGCCAGAAATTTGAATCTGAATAAATCAACAATTTCCCAGATTGTGGGCGAACTGATCGAGCGGGGAGTTATTAAAGAGGTGTCGGAGGGAATTTCCGGCCCCCAGGGCGGCCGCAAACCCGTGCATCTTGAGCTGAACAGGCATTACGGCTATGTGCTGGGGCTTGAGCTCCGGCCCGAGTCCTATACGGTTGTTGCAGTGGATCTGACCGGCGATATTCTCTTTTCCCGAACCGAAAATGCCGTGCATTCCGGGGAAAACCTGGTGGATGAGGCTCGGAATCTGCTGCAGACACTTCCCCGTGAACTCAGCTGGATCGGCCTTCCGCTTTTAGGCGCCGGTCTGGGGATATCCGGTATTATCGATTCAAACCGGGGAATTATCCTGGAGTCAATTCCCCTGGGAATCGAAAGTTCTCTTCCAATAGTGGAGATGCTGGAGCCGGAGTTTTCCTTTCCGGTATTCATAGATAATGACGCCAACAGCTGTGCCTGGGGGGAGCTCGCCTTTCATCGTGCCAAACAGCTTCGGAATTTCATGTTCACCCTCATCGAGTTTCACCGGAACTCTCGGAAGCAGTTCTACGACAATATTTCCGTGGGTATGGGAATCGTATTCAACGGACAGGTGTACGCCGGTACCCGCCAGTCTGCCGGTGAGTTTCGCTCAATCTTCTGCGGACCCGAAGAAAAGGGACAGTTCAAGGCATCGGCCCGACTGGCGGAGAATCACGGAAGAATTCAGGACGATCCGGAGGGGTTTCATGCATTCATTGTGGAGCTTTCAAAGCACATCGCTCTTTTTGTAAACACCTTCAATCTGGGCCAGATTTTTCTGGGCGGAGACATTGAGCGCTACCAGGATCAGCTCATGCCGGTTCTGATTCAGGAAATCGATAACAACTGGTCATACGATGAGCATGTGGATTGCGAGATCCGCTTTTCTTCCCTGGGAGATAAATCGGTTGCATACGGGGCTGCGGGTTTTGTTCTGGAACGGCTCTTTGTGGATCCCGAGATCATGGATCTCGGCACCGAATCCACATGGCTTGAATCGGATGCACTGGACAGTCTGCTGAAATCCGGGGCCTGA
- a CDS encoding ABC transporter substrate-binding protein, with translation MKKALVLFVVLALLGGMVFAEGQGEASSEKVVLNVMGYGDNSNAEGIAWNRLVTTFMEENPDIEIVSELLYDEAYHQKVTARLAAGDVPHVAYMGADARWGAPWQEAGQQIDHRPFLDTDMYDMSLIPEMGPNGEVYYVPLGTSNITTVLFANEPLINELGFELPETYEDMVAMVSAADEAGLEVVSIDGADGWAWGSCVLSAFIGRASGDTNWVSKAVAGENNFDDPAMVQALGWIEQMVEDGVIAESSVLVDYGTNISNFSNEQALFMVQGQWAAGSVENTEVRENMKLMAWPELPGQDPATAGSVAAAWQVGYGLTKAATEDPALQAAAVRFLDYVNREEEATQRLRDGAIVAPILKGYEAPDDLPNELVQKVELAQTALNTEVIDAHLSGAPNDTLNAGMQEIVNGTKSPAEVASEVEELARN, from the coding sequence ATGAAGAAAGCGCTCGTATTATTTGTAGTGCTTGCTCTGCTGGGCGGAATGGTATTCGCCGAAGGGCAGGGAGAAGCAAGTTCAGAGAAAGTGGTTCTGAATGTAATGGGTTATGGAGATAACTCAAACGCCGAAGGTATTGCCTGGAATCGTCTGGTTACCACCTTCATGGAGGAAAACCCGGATATCGAAATAGTCAGCGAGCTGCTCTACGATGAAGCATATCACCAGAAGGTGACCGCACGTCTGGCAGCCGGTGATGTTCCGCATGTGGCATATATGGGTGCCGATGCCCGTTGGGGAGCTCCGTGGCAGGAAGCAGGTCAACAGATTGACCATCGTCCCTTTCTGGACACCGACATGTATGACATGAGCCTCATTCCTGAAATGGGCCCGAATGGCGAAGTATACTATGTTCCTCTGGGAACATCAAACATCACCACAGTACTCTTTGCCAACGAACCTCTGATCAACGAGCTTGGTTTTGAACTTCCTGAAACCTATGAAGACATGGTTGCCATGGTCTCTGCCGCTGATGAAGCTGGTCTGGAAGTTGTTTCCATCGACGGTGCCGACGGTTGGGCATGGGGAAGCTGCGTGCTTTCAGCGTTCATCGGACGGGCGTCCGGGGACACCAACTGGGTATCCAAAGCCGTTGCCGGGGAAAACAATTTTGATGATCCCGCAATGGTGCAGGCTCTGGGCTGGATCGAACAGATGGTTGAAGACGGTGTAATTGCCGAAAGCTCAGTTCTTGTTGACTACGGCACCAACATCTCAAACTTCAGCAACGAACAGGCTCTTTTCATGGTACAGGGTCAGTGGGCCGCAGGAAGTGTGGAAAACACAGAAGTGCGGGAAAACATGAAACTGATGGCATGGCCCGAACTGCCCGGCCAGGATCCTGCAACCGCAGGTTCTGTTGCCGCCGCATGGCAGGTCGGCTACGGACTCACCAAGGCTGCAACCGAAGACCCTGCTCTTCAGGCCGCTGCGGTTAGATTCCTTGATTATGTGAACCGTGAAGAAGAAGCAACCCAGCGTCTCCGTGACGGTGCCATCGTAGCTCCCATCCTCAAGGGATATGAAGCACCCGACGATCTGCCCAACGAACTGGTGCAGAAAGTTGAACTGGCACAGACTGCTCTGAACACAGAAGTTATTGATGCTCACCTTTCCGGTGCACCCAATGACACCCTGAATGCAGGAATGCAGGAAATTGTGAACGGTACCAAGTCACCTGCGGAAGTTGCATCAGAAGTCGAAGAACTGGCTCGGAACTAA
- a CDS encoding carbohydrate ABC transporter permease, which translates to MRTRDRKLLWVFFGFVGPGLLLYLFIVAYPMIYSVWLSFTDFNPNKGGDWNFVGLRQYAVMLQDPLFWHALKNNLIVVAVSAFGQIPIGFVLAFILYRKMVKAPGFFQAMVFLPQFLSTIVIGLLWKRMFAANGPIAQLLQFIQQDPDAQFTLMLERSTVMIPIAFALIWIYTGFYMVIFLANLQKIDTNMIEAAKIDGASEPQVFMKVIVPILSGTILVSTILAIAGSLKGFELIFSMTTQGLQRNNAMVLPIFMYQTAFQDYSNPVRFAYGAAISNAIVIISVVLIIISNWVSKRFSPPEDN; encoded by the coding sequence GTGAGAACCAGAGATCGGAAACTTTTATGGGTGTTTTTTGGATTTGTCGGTCCAGGCCTTTTGCTGTACCTCTTTATTGTGGCATATCCGATGATCTACTCTGTTTGGCTCAGCTTTACGGATTTCAATCCGAATAAGGGCGGAGACTGGAATTTTGTCGGGTTGAGGCAATATGCGGTAATGCTGCAGGATCCCCTCTTCTGGCATGCACTCAAAAACAATCTGATAGTAGTGGCGGTTTCCGCCTTCGGCCAAATCCCCATCGGGTTTGTCCTTGCGTTCATTCTTTACCGGAAAATGGTGAAGGCGCCGGGATTTTTTCAGGCAATGGTATTTCTTCCCCAGTTTTTATCAACCATTGTTATCGGTCTGTTGTGGAAACGGATGTTTGCCGCCAACGGACCAATTGCACAATTATTACAGTTCATTCAACAGGATCCGGATGCTCAGTTCACCCTGATGCTTGAACGGAGCACGGTAATGATCCCCATAGCCTTTGCGCTGATCTGGATTTATACCGGATTTTACATGGTGATCTTCCTGGCAAATTTACAGAAAATCGACACAAACATGATAGAGGCTGCAAAAATTGACGGGGCAAGTGAACCTCAGGTCTTTATGAAGGTGATCGTTCCCATCCTTTCAGGAACCATTCTGGTGTCCACCATTCTGGCGATAGCAGGGTCGTTGAAAGGGTTTGAGTTGATATTCTCAATGACCACCCAGGGGCTCCAGCGAAACAATGCCATGGTACTGCCCATTTTCATGTATCAGACGGCATTTCAGGACTATTCCAACCCTGTGAGGTTTGCTTATGGAGCAGCAATATCCAATGCAATCGTCATAATCAGTGTGGTGCTGATCATTATCTCCAACTGGGTCAGCAAGCGTTTCAGCCCGCCGGAGGATAACTAA
- a CDS encoding beta-mannosidase, with protein sequence MSRNQKSIQTPSSSETIISLSGTWQAEIPSRNLTLPMEIPGDLAGALVENQILPHPYPGKNELEFQWLGHSDWSMRTEFTLPEGTSGQPALLVLDQLDTFADIYINGKAAGSSANMFTSVEIEIGRLVNAGSNEIRIDFRGPEKEGAQEAEKLPYPIPSSKHFPWASDYRNLIRKVQCHGGWDWGPAILTSGIYGSAYIRTGNSPRISALTPVPRMKDGAPARNGGPARNGGPARKDGNLARMDGTPEESGSWIVDIEILCQSPDERVTEAALTLKNPDGKILENISIPLNLQRGENRIIHSMEVDAPLLWWPAGEGGQPLYSVELSLEHDAPIRDTPIRRRFGFRHIEVVHEDDEIGRSLKFRVNGREIFAKGANWIPVSALPSLQSEELYRNLLEDAREANMNMIRVWGGGQYEKELFYDLCDELGLLVWQDMMFACAMYPATPDFLNTVEPEIRYQVQRLKHRACVAIWCGNNEDLGALSWYEESRKDPARYLVDYDRLNEGVVGRIVRKLDPSRTWWPSSPSAGMGDYSDNWHDDSKGDMHYWSVWHEGKPFEAYYDVTPRFCSEFGFQSFPSLETVKTFADQDEWNISSPVMRHHQRNDRGNSIILSTMSSYFRIPEKFDDQLYVSQVQQAMAIRTAVEYWRSRRPVSMGALYWQLNDNWPVASWASIEYGGRWKVLHYEARRFFARLSPVLYSKDGGIYCHIINDLPETVSGTMLIRRISFSGEILESIEAAAEVNGGSAKQVWEHPAYGEDEAANSFLHAAWTVQGKSDKHSSGSIADLSGGMETSMFLARPRDCYLEPGELKVSPGSSAHSIIVESDVPAFYVTAELPASVGLPGHFSDGGFTLLPGEPRELKYTHAWSAQKECRPEVKISPDMVRIRHLRETY encoded by the coding sequence ATGAGCCGAAACCAAAAATCCATTCAAACCCCTTCATCATCCGAAACCATCATCAGTCTCAGCGGCACCTGGCAGGCTGAAATCCCCTCCAGGAATCTGACCCTTCCCATGGAGATACCCGGTGATCTGGCCGGCGCCCTGGTGGAGAATCAGATCCTGCCCCATCCGTACCCGGGGAAAAATGAGCTGGAATTTCAATGGCTGGGGCACAGCGACTGGAGCATGCGTACGGAATTTACCCTTCCCGAAGGGACATCCGGCCAACCCGCCCTTCTGGTGCTGGATCAGCTTGATACGTTTGCAGATATCTATATAAACGGAAAAGCGGCAGGGAGCTCCGCCAATATGTTCACTTCTGTGGAGATTGAGATTGGCCGCCTTGTGAATGCGGGCAGCAATGAGATTCGCATAGATTTCCGGGGACCGGAAAAAGAGGGGGCCCAGGAAGCCGAGAAGCTGCCCTACCCCATTCCGTCCTCCAAGCATTTCCCCTGGGCTTCAGACTATCGAAACCTTATAAGAAAGGTGCAATGCCACGGCGGGTGGGACTGGGGTCCTGCAATACTCACATCGGGAATCTACGGCAGTGCATATATCCGGACGGGAAACTCGCCGCGAATTTCCGCCCTTACCCCCGTGCCCCGGATGAAAGACGGAGCCCCGGCTAGGAACGGCGGCCCGGCTAGGAACGGCGGCCCGGCAAGGAAAGACGGCAACCTGGCAAGGATGGACGGCACCCCGGAAGAGTCCGGCTCCTGGATTGTTGATATCGAAATCCTTTGTCAGAGCCCGGATGAGCGGGTAACTGAGGCGGCCCTCACCCTCAAGAATCCTGACGGAAAAATACTGGAGAATATCAGCATCCCGCTCAATCTACAGAGGGGAGAAAACCGCATTATACACAGCATGGAAGTTGATGCTCCGCTGCTGTGGTGGCCGGCGGGGGAAGGCGGGCAGCCTCTGTACAGTGTAGAACTCAGTCTGGAACATGACGCCCCCATACGTGACACCCCCATACGGCGGAGGTTCGGCTTCCGTCATATTGAAGTTGTTCATGAAGATGATGAAATCGGGCGGAGTCTGAAATTCAGGGTGAACGGCCGTGAGATTTTTGCAAAGGGTGCAAACTGGATTCCCGTGTCCGCCCTTCCGTCCCTTCAGAGTGAAGAGCTCTACCGCAATCTTCTGGAGGACGCCCGTGAGGCCAACATGAATATGATCCGGGTCTGGGGCGGCGGTCAGTATGAAAAGGAACTCTTTTACGATCTCTGTGATGAACTGGGGCTCCTTGTGTGGCAGGACATGATGTTTGCCTGCGCCATGTACCCCGCAACCCCGGATTTTCTCAATACAGTGGAACCGGAAATCCGGTATCAGGTTCAGAGACTCAAGCACCGGGCCTGTGTGGCCATATGGTGCGGGAACAATGAGGATCTTGGTGCTCTCAGCTGGTACGAAGAGTCCCGCAAGGATCCCGCAAGATATCTGGTCGACTATGACAGACTGAATGAAGGGGTTGTAGGCAGGATTGTACGGAAACTTGATCCATCGAGAACCTGGTGGCCAAGCTCACCATCTGCGGGAATGGGGGACTATTCGGACAACTGGCACGACGACAGCAAAGGGGACATGCATTACTGGAGCGTGTGGCACGAAGGAAAACCCTTCGAGGCCTACTATGACGTAACCCCCCGCTTCTGCAGCGAGTTCGGCTTCCAGTCCTTTCCATCCCTTGAAACCGTAAAAACCTTTGCGGACCAGGATGAGTGGAACATCAGCTCTCCGGTGATGCGGCATCATCAGCGGAATGACCGGGGAAACAGCATTATTCTCTCAACCATGTCATCCTATTTCCGCATTCCTGAAAAATTTGATGACCAGCTCTATGTGAGCCAGGTGCAGCAGGCCATGGCAATACGGACAGCGGTGGAATATTGGAGAAGCCGTCGTCCCGTGAGCATGGGCGCACTGTACTGGCAGCTCAACGACAATTGGCCGGTGGCCTCCTGGGCAAGCATTGAGTACGGAGGCCGGTGGAAGGTTCTTCATTATGAGGCCAGGCGCTTTTTTGCTCGGCTCAGCCCGGTGCTGTACAGCAAAGACGGCGGCATATACTGCCACATAATTAACGACCTTCCTGAAACTGTCTCCGGAACAATGTTGATACGTCGGATATCTTTTTCCGGCGAAATTCTGGAGTCAATAGAAGCGGCCGCCGAAGTGAACGGCGGATCGGCCAAGCAGGTCTGGGAACACCCGGCATATGGGGAAGATGAGGCAGCCAACAGCTTTCTTCATGCCGCATGGACGGTTCAGGGCAAAAGCGACAAGCACTCTTCCGGCAGCATTGCAGATCTATCGGGCGGAATGGAAACCTCAATGTTTCTCGCCAGGCCCAGGGATTGCTATCTGGAGCCCGGGGAACTGAAG